The Sciurus carolinensis chromosome 18, mSciCar1.2, whole genome shotgun sequence region GGAGGGTGTGTCTGTGGATTCCAGCCACGTGGGGCCACTGGTGAGAGGGGGCAGGCAGCAGACTGCAGCAGGGGTGTGGACAGGGATGATGGCCCCAGGAAGAAACCCGGAATTCCACTTTCCACCAACTCCTTACCCTCTTCCACATGAGACTCTCCCCTTTCCTCCATCCCGTCCCTGCAGAGGCAGTAGACCTTAGACTGCCCCTGTTTGCCTCCTAACATGGACATGTTTCCAACAGGATTTTAGTTTCAATACTGGCAAGAATTGCCCCCATGCAGACATCAACTTGGAGGAACAAGGGGGCCCTTCTCAGGTCCCCAGCCACAGCCCCAAAAAGGAAGTACCCTCAGAAGAACCTCCAGCTCTGCGTCCATCGGATGAATTGCCCCCATCCCAGCCAGGACCTGCCAGTCCTGCTGCGTCTGGAGAGTGGAAACCTGCTCCAGATCCAAGACAGTCACTGAGCCCAGGGTCCCAGAGGACCCTCCCGTCCCTGCAAGACAGCAGTGAGGATCTGGTGCCCTGGACAGTGGATtggatgggggtgggtgggagaaAGCGGGAATGGCTTCATGGGGTGTGGGCCATGGGGGCCATGCCCGGAGGGCCCCTGGTGTGACCTCCTGACAGCTCTTGCTTCCTGTCTTGATGCTCTCAGCCCCGCAGGGCCCCTTGTGGCAGGAGGAAAATACCCAAGAGCAGGAGCTGGCAGCTGTGCTGGTGAGCTGAGCTAATCCCCTCACCCCAGGTCTTCCTTAGTTTAATTCGAGAAGGTGCTTCCTTCCATTCAGGTCCCAGAATTCCGTTCTTCATTCACTAAGGGTGTCTGCTCTTGTTATAGGAGTCCCTGACCTTCGAGGATGTCCCGGTGAAGAAGGCCTGGCCCAGGCACATTGTGGGTAAGCAGTCCTTCTCCAAGGTCATGACCACCAATGTCTTTTTTGCCTGCAGCTCCAGACCCTGCCTAAATTTTTGTTGGtgaggtctttttctttttattccttttaatggaGACAGGGTCCTACGTTGTGGGTCtcaaaactgtgatcctcctactcctacttcagcttcccagtagctgggattacaggtgtgcgccaccatgcctggtcttttttttttttttttttttaaaatggctcCTTATCTGGTCTAATCACCAACCCATTAAttttgagcttttaaaaataggcagtcagtataaaaaataaaataggtggtgtcaacaaaattgaccaaattatgttatgtgcatgtacaaatatgtaacagtgAATCCCTCTATTAGGTTTAACTATAATGtgccatttgaaaaaaatgaatagtcTAGATGAGAAAGATAAAATAGGTAGCCAAGGGAATGACTGCTAATAGGTATGAGGTTTCTATTTGAGATAGTAGTGATGGTTgaacaacattgtgaatgtatttaatgcaCACAAAATGTATGCTTTTAAAGGGTATTGTGACAAATTTTATGTCATCTATACTTTacggaaaattttaaaaataggtgatAGAGAAAATGGACCCCAGCCTCACCCACCCACCAGCTTTGCAGGGTCCTGGGTTTCTTTCCCCTTCTAGGCCCATCAGGTTTGGGTGATGCCCAAGAGTCCCTCAAAAGAGGTCCGACATCCCTGTTTGCTTCTTCCCTAGGATTTGAAAGCAGAACCCCAGACAAGGAAGAATTTAAACCAGAAGAGCCCAACGGGGCTGCCTGGCCCACTGCCATCTCAGCAGAGTCACAGGCATACAGCCTGGGGGTGACTGGAGAGCCTCTTGCCCAGACGCTGGGGAGAGGTCCTGGGACCAGTGGTACTGGTGGAGGAGGGACCCCTCCTGGCAGCACTGAAGTTTTGGAGGTCACAGTGGGCGCTGGCAGCCCTAGGTCAGAGGCAGAGCTGCAGTTCATATGTGCAGAGTGTGGAGGGAGCTTCCGGCAGTTGTCCCGCCTGAAGGCACACCAGCTGCGTTCTCACCAGGTTTCACGCTCCTTCCAGTGCCTGTGCTGCGGAAAGAGCTTTGGCCGCAGCTCCATCCTCAAGCTGCACATGCGCACGCACACTGACGAACGGCCGCACGCCTGCCACTTGTGCAACCACCGCTTCCGCCAGAGCTCACACCTGGCCAAACACCTGCTGACGCACTCCTCTGAGCCTGCATTCCTGTGTGCTGAGTGTGGCCAGGGCTTCCAGCGTCGTTCCAGCCTTGTGCAACACCTGCTGGCCCACGCCCAGGACCAAAAGTCCACGTGTGTCCCAGAGGccaagaaggaagggagagaggcgACTGTCTTCCAGTGTCCCCACTGCGTGCAGACCTTTCAGCGCCGCTCCAGCCTAAAGCGTCACCTGCGGATCCATGCCAAGGGCAAGGACCACAAGGGCTCTGAAGACCCGAGTAGTCTTAGCCTGGGCAGCGAGAGCAGGCCCTACGTTTGCAGTGACTGCAGCAAGGCCTTCCGGCGCAGCGAGCACCTGGTGATGCACCGGCGTGTGCACACAGGTGAACGACCTTTCTCGTGCCAGGTCTGCGGTCGCAGCTTCACCCAAAGTTCCCAGCTGGTCAGCCACCAGCAAGTGCACACAGGTGAGAAGCCCCACGCCTGCCCACAGTGTGGGAAGCGCTTTGTCCGGCGCGCCGGCCTTGCCCGCCACCTGTTAACCCACGGTGGCCCTCGGCCCCACCGCTGTGCCCAGTGTGGCAAGAGCTTCAACCAGACTCAGGACCTTGCCCGCCACCTGCGGAGCCACACGGGCGAGAAGCCCTGCCGCTGCAGCGAGTGTGGCGAGGGCTTTAGCCAGAGTGCCCACCTGGCGCGCCACCAGCGCATccacactggggagaagcccCATGCCTGCGACATCTGTGGCCACCGCTTCCGCAACAGCTCCAATCTGGCCCGTCACCGCCGCAGTCACACTGGGGAGCGGCCCTATGGCTGCCCGACCTGCGGCCGCAGCTTCCGGCGCAATGCCCATCTGCAGCGCCACCTGGTCACACACACAGGAGTAGTGCAGGAAGTGGAGGCCCCCCAGGAGTGTCCAGAGTGTGGAAAGAGCTTCAGCCGCAGCTGCAACCTGCTGCGACACCTGCTGGTGCACACGGGTGCCAGGCCCTACTCCTGCGCGCAGTGCGGGCGTGGTTTCAGCCGCAACTCCCACCTGCTGCGCCACCTGCGAACCCACGCCAGGGAGACGCTGTACTAGCATCGCCAGGTTCCAGTAGCATTGCCCCACGCACCTGTGGGTGGATAGCACCCAAGGCCTTCCTCTAGGTCCCCGACATGCCCAATGCCCTCCGGCTCCTTGGTGATTGTCCTCCCAacctgtgacttttttttttttttttttttttgcttttgcggtgctggggattgaacccagggttttgtgcttgcaaggcaagcactctaccaactgagctctctccccagcccccagccctttttatgttgagacgaatctaagttgctgaggctggcctctaacttgccatcctcttcacctctacctcagcctcccaagtcattgggatttcagCGGGGCCCCCCACACCTGGCCCCTCCTGCTGCTTCTTTTCCTGGCCTCAAGAGTGTACTTCATATGCCTGAAGTAAATCGGCCTTCTTggtcctctttcttttcttctctctttttctaaccccacccctgccccactaGGTcaatcctttttgttttgttttgttttgtttttttaatattttggttttagttgtaggtggacagaatacctttattttatttttatgtgatgttgaggatcaaacccagggcctcacgcatgttaggcaagtgctctaccactgagccataaccccagccctaggcCCAATCCCTTTATTTACACCACCAAACTGCCATCTGTCACCCTTCCCACTGTGATAGAGTGATGTCTTCCTCCAACCATCTGTAGTGGGGAAAGAAGCCAGCTGTGACAGGCAGCTTGATGGAAGGTCCAGGAATCTCACCCTGGAATTTATTCTCTTCCAGAGTCTACCCCCAAATCTGTGCTGCCCAATACAGCAGTCTCAAGCCATATGAGGCTCTCTAAATTcatcacaatggaataaaatgttAAATCCCGGTTTCTGGATTATTGTTCTGGCACCTTGGGAACTACTCCACACTGACAACAGAAGCAGGTGAACTAAATCTGCCTGCTGGCCAAGCAGGCTGTCTCTTACGTATCCACTGGCTGCCCATGAACCTCTTAATCCAGCACATTGGCCCTGTGCCCTGGTGCTGCCCGTTAGGTAGCCTAGCTGCTGGGAAGTCAGCTGATTTctgttaaaaatgaaagaggaaaaaccCTCCAGCCTCAGAGCACACACCCTTCCTGTTTTCGTAGCTGGCTGCTTTTCGGGGATAACAATATTGTAACTTAGCCATTTTTGCCCTCAGCCCCCATCTCACAGAACTTCTGCTCCATCCCTGAGAGGAAACAACTTCACGAATGGCTCAAGGGGCCAACGAGATCTGATCCCAAATCTAGGGGGAaataagatgatttttattttaactttttgtgatgctggaggtcaaacccagagtcttgcacatgctaggcccaaccgctaccactgagctgtaccccaagAGCTTAAATGACTCTTGGGGACACTTGGCAGAAGAGCTCTGAGCCCAGGGAAAGTCCAGCCTtttgaggggtgggaggaagaatgGCGTTCAGAAATTTACCAGATGTCacaggaaaaattcattttgtggAAGACCAAAGGGAAGGAATTTCCAAAGAGGAAGAATTCATAAACTAAGAGACCAGGGATTAAGAGTTAGGGGAGCCCAcaggatttaaatatttattgagcaccatcCACGGGCCAGGAAATGTGGGGTTATCAAGGGAAGCAATGGGGACTGAGATATGACGGGAGGCAGCCTCTGAAGGACAGGAAGGACATGTCCCAGGCAGCGGGAGCaacatgtgcaaaggtcctgggtaGGGCGCGGCTTGACTGGACCATGTTTGTTCAGGATCAGAGATGCGCAGGGGCTCATGGTAAAGGACCTGACACTGACAGGCCAGAACAAGGTCGTGGCAGGACAGAGGAGTCATCTTGTTTTCGTGGAACTGGGGGTAGAATTCAGGGCTTTCTGCATGCTAGGCCACTAGCTAtgtacatcccaagcccttttcattttgaaacaggctctCACTAGATTGTccacactggccttgaatttacaatcctcctctcttggtctcctaagtagctggtgCTCTTGGTAAGGTTTTTAGGCAGGGGGTGATTTCATTTCTACCAATAAAATCATTTGGGTGTTAACTACTGGAAATGGTTTGGAAGCAATAAATCACAAAGAGACCAGCTAAGGGGCCATTATACTTGTCTGGGATTGTGTGGATGGTGACCTCAGTGTGGCAATGGGACCCTCAAGAGACCCTGGTGACCTGTGGGAGAATTTTGTAGTTAAGAAGCCAGGTGGGGTACTTGAGGGAGTGGCAAGGGGACACTTGAGCAGTAAAGGCAAGGGTATGAAAGGCCTCCAACAGGAGACCCAAGGTCAGGGCCACTGAGAAGGAAAGGCTGGCGGTGGGTAGCACCTTGGAGCTGGGGGGTCTGGGGAGGGTGGGACTCGGGTGAGGCAAGGCCCTCTGGGCTGAAGGAACATCAGATGAAACTCAAGGGGTTAGAGTTAGAGAGAGGACTGGACCCAGCTCTGGGGGTTGGGTGAGGCCCCACGATTGACCATGCTGGCCCtaccccttccttcttcccaggaTGCAGGAGATGCTGAGCAGGGGTGGGGGCAAGCAGGGTCTCAGAAATGGCCTCAGGCCTGGAGATCTGACCActgtcccctccctcctctgcctccatccTGGACCCAGTGGGTGTCCCACACTGCTGGCGCCCAGACACTTGATCTTGGATTACAGGCTCATTCGTTTCCATGAAGGAAAGAACAGATGGGCCAAGACTGTGGTCCCAGAATTCTTGCAGGTTGAGGCAGGCGGATCACTTGAGCCCCATTTGGAGACTGACCTGGGCAATATGGCAAGACCCCatctagaaagaaagagagatgtgGTGTCTTGGGTTCAAGATGGACTTGATTCTGTTAAAGCAACTTTTATTACACATGGAAGGAGCAACAGGTCAGGGAGGGGTGGGCCAGGAGGTGGTGCACAGGGTGCTGAAGGGCCTGGATGAAGGCCAGTAAAGCAAGTGAGGCTGAGCACAGGGAATCTTCCGAACACTCAACTGCAAGAGGCGAGGTTCCTGGGGTTGGGTAGACTTGGCCTCCCTAGACCCCTGAGAAGTACTTTGCCAGGTAGCTGCAGAATTCCTGGAGAGCCTTATACACGGATTCCATGATGCCACCCAAGGTCTGCTTCATCCAGGTCAGCAGGGCCTCACACTTCTTCTGCACGATTCTCAGAATATCTTGAAAAAGCTTTAATACCACTTCCCCAAACACCTCCTCACCCTCCTTCTGACTCAGcaactcctctttcttcttctctgccTGGGTTTGGTTCCCCTGGTCCTAATAGGAAAGAATCACAAGGTTCAAGTTCCCCACCTTCCTTACCCTTCCCTCTTGACTTGGGTCCCAGGTGGGTGGTGGGTGGCACAGGCTGAGAACCCAGGCCCTCCACCTACCACCCAGAGCACACATGAAGAGGAGACTTACTAGTTTAGGCTGCAGAGTCTCCAAGGGATTTTCTGCTACCTGTGGGAG contains the following coding sequences:
- the Zscan10 gene encoding zinc finger and SCAN domain-containing protein 10; this translates as MLAEPVPTAQEQEQLGAVKLEEEEAAGQEDTRRPEARPRPEVAHQLFRCFQYQEDMGPRGSLSRLRELCHHWLQPALHTKKQILELLVLEQFLSVLPPHLLGRLQGQQLRDGEEVVLLLEGVSVDSSHVGPLDFSFNTGKNCPHADINLEEQGGPSQVPSHSPKKEVPSEEPPALRPSDELPPSQPGPASPAASGEWKPAPDPRQSLSPGSQRTLPSLQDSTPQGPLWQEENTQEQELAAVLESLTFEDVPVKKAWPRHIVGFESRTPDKEEFKPEEPNGAAWPTAISAESQAYSLGVTGEPLAQTLGRGPGTSGTGGGGTPPGSTEVLEVTVGAGSPRSEAELQFICAECGGSFRQLSRLKAHQLRSHQVSRSFQCLCCGKSFGRSSILKLHMRTHTDERPHACHLCNHRFRQSSHLAKHLLTHSSEPAFLCAECGQGFQRRSSLVQHLLAHAQDQKSTCVPEAKKEGREATVFQCPHCVQTFQRRSSLKRHLRIHAKGKDHKGSEDPSSLSLGSESRPYVCSDCSKAFRRSEHLVMHRRVHTGERPFSCQVCGRSFTQSSQLVSHQQVHTGEKPHACPQCGKRFVRRAGLARHLLTHGGPRPHRCAQCGKSFNQTQDLARHLRSHTGEKPCRCSECGEGFSQSAHLARHQRIHTGEKPHACDICGHRFRNSSNLARHRRSHTGERPYGCPTCGRSFRRNAHLQRHLVTHTGVVQEVEAPQECPECGKSFSRSCNLLRHLLVHTGARPYSCAQCGRGFSRNSHLLRHLRTHARETLY
- the Il32 gene encoding interleukin-32 isoform X2, whose product is MVCSKHKNFDTWLDDILNPHAKKGQILQSTVKFQDQISKDILDTMDVIYQKSNPDSTPLPPDAKKKLQRALQDPDDEGPGVQKPKETFGDKVAENPLETLQPKLDQGNQTQAEKKKEELLSQKEGEEVFGEVVLKLFQDILRIVQKKCEALLTWMKQTLGGIMESVYKALQEFCSYLAKYFSGV